TCATCAGGGCTTTGGTAAAATGCAAAAAAAGAAACGGGGGCAATTAAAGCGGTAGGGCTACCTTCAGCCAAAATTGCGATCCGTCCCTCCATTAGATTAGCAGTTACCCGGTCCGGCCGTTCCGTGCTGAGCTGCTGAGGAAACAGGGAAAAAGGATTGTCCTCCGTAAACTCTTGAATAAAACCGGGAGGGAGTACCATGTCCGAGGAGATCGCTTTAATTCTCATCTTCACTTCTTCCACCAGCTCAGGATTAGCCAGGTCTTGAACATAGACGATAGCAATTTTAGTTCTCGTTCTAGATCCGACATAATAATAACGTACAACCAGCGACGGGTTGATAATTTGTTTGCGAATTAGATTGAGATTGATGGATAGCTGCTCAATAAATCCGTTGTGGGGTCCGCGAATAATCCCCTCGTTTTCCGGTTCATCCGTACTGCGAGTGTATGTTTTTTCGGAAGAAAGGATATAAAACTCTTCCGTGCGATCTATCATAAAAATGCAATATCCCTGAATAAGCGAATCAATGGCATTTTGGAGGTTAGTATCCTTTTGGCTGCTCAGGGTAGTGAACATTTGATGGGAGCTTGTGTCGGTCTTCTCGTATAAAGCACTCAGGATATGCGTCTGAATCATCTCCTGATCCACGAGCGAATCAATATAGAGAAGCATACTATCTTTACCGTCAACGGAAATCGCCTGTTTTTGTAAATCATCCGTATAAAAAAGCGCTTGCTCTATAAAAGAAACATTGCTGCTTAATTCAAAGAAAGCTGCGTCATGTCTGGTCAAGAGAGCACCTCCTTTTTGGATGAGATAGGTATAATGTGCGCCAAATGGATTGGATTTATCCACGATCTGGTGAATTATCCATTCTCGCATCTATTGGACTGTAGACGAGATTACAAGGGAACATCATCTTGGGTCAGATCAATTCCCAGATAATGTCCCAGTTTCCGTCTGACCTCACTGCGGGCAAAGGAGGAAAGCATGAAAAACCGCTTTTGATAACCGCGGCACATATACAAAACCTCTACACCTTCATGATTTCGGATTTCACTATATATTTTAATCCCTTGTCTTTTCATTTGGGCCTTCGTCTCTGCTAATTGAACTGCAACGCGCTGTTGTACTTCAGTCAGGCTACGAACGTACAGATCGGGCATTTTTAAAGGAGAGGTACTCAGAATACGAATGTCTCGCTCCAAAACATCCAGCACAAGGGTTAAAAGTACACAG
This DNA window, taken from Paenibacillus kribbensis, encodes the following:
- a CDS encoding spore germination protein, with the translated sequence MTRHDAAFFELSSNVSFIEQALFYTDDLQKQAISVDGKDSMLLYIDSLVDQEMIQTHILSALYEKTDTSSHQMFTTLSSQKDTNLQNAIDSLIQGYCIFMIDRTEEFYILSSEKTYTRSTDEPENEGIIRGPHNGFIEQLSINLNLIRKQIINPSLVVRYYYVGSRTRTKIAIVYVQDLANPELVEEVKMRIKAISSDMVLPPGFIQEFTEDNPFSLFPQQLSTERPDRVTANLMEGRIAILAEGSPTALIAPVSFFAFYQSPDDYHGRWIISSFLRMIRMVSFLIAFTLPAVYIATIAFHSAILPLELAHTIKKSLGNIPFPAIIEAMLLELIFEVLREAGVRLPSRVGQTIGIVGGLVIGDAIVRAGLVSYTMIIVVSLTAISSFLVPSHEMSSAVRILRFPMMIAAALFGYIGIAFGLLILTIHLCKLETFGTPYFAPLAPFRLGDMKDVFIRFPIWTLHQRPHDSKAQKLKQQNNSRSWKRRE